In Cyprinus carpio isolate SPL01 chromosome A14, ASM1834038v1, whole genome shotgun sequence, a single window of DNA contains:
- the LOC109095915 gene encoding serine/threonine-protein phosphatase 2A 55 kDa regulatory subunit B beta isoform-like isoform X4, protein MHLYEEDKRRFLKADIISTVEFNSTGELLATGDKGGRVVVFQREQESKNQPHRRGEYNVYSTFQSHEPEFDYLKSLEIEEKINKIRWLPQQNAAYFLLSTNDKTVKLWKISERDKRPEGYNLKDEDGRIRDPTTITALRVPVLRPMDLMVEATPRRVFSNAHTYHINSISVNSDYETFMSTDDLRINLWNLEITNRSFNIVDIKPVNMEELTEVITAAEFHPHQCNTFVYSSSKGSIRLCDMRASALCDNHSKFFEEPEDPSNRSFFSEIISSISDVKFSHSGRYLMTRDYLTVKVWDLNMESKPLETYQVHDYLRSKLCSLYENDCIFDKFECVWNGSDSVIMTGSYNNFFRMFDRNTKRDVTLEASRENSKPRAILKPRKVCVGGKCRKDEISVDSLDFSKKILHTAWHPYENIIAVAATNNLYIFQDKVN, encoded by the exons ATGCATCTTTATGAGGAAGATAAAAGAAGATTTCTTAAAG CTGACATCATCTCTACTGTGGAGTTCAACTCTACTGGAGAGCTCTTGGCCACGGGAGACAAGGGAGGAAGAGTTGTGGTTTTCCAAAGGGAGCAAGAG AGCAAGAACCAGCCTCACAGACGTGGGGAGTATAATGTTTACAGCACGTTTCAGAGTCACGAGCCGGAGTTTGACTACTTGAAAAGTTTAGAGATTGAGGAGAAGATCAATAAGATACGCTGGCTGCCTCAGCAGAATGCTGCCTACTTCCTGCTCTCCACCAATG ATAAAACTGTGAAACTGTGGAAGATCAGTGAGAGGGATAAGAGACCGGAGGGATATAACCTGAAGGATGAAGATGGAAGAATCAGAGACCCGACCACCATCACTGCGTTACGG GTGCCAGTACTCCGGCCCATGGACCTCATGGTTGAGGCCACACCTCGAAGAGTGTTTTCCAATGCGCACACATACCACATCAACTCCATCTCTGTCAACAGCGACTATGAAACCTTTATGTCCACCGATGACTTGAGGATCAACCTCTGGAACCTAGAGATCACAAATAGAAGTTTCA ACATTGTAGACATTAAGCCAGTGAACATGGAGGAGCTGACGGAGGTGATAACTGCAGCAGAGTTTCACCCTCACCAGTGCAACACCTTCGTCTACAGTAGCAGTAAAGGCTCCATACGGCTGTGTGACATGAGGGCATCAGCGCTCTGTGACAACCACTCAAAAT TTTTCGAGGAGCCAGAAGACCCAAGCAATCGTTCCTTTTTCTCTGAAATCATCTCCTCCATCTCTGACGTGAAGTTCAGCCACAGTGGGCGGTACCTGATGACACGTGACTACCTGACAGTGAAGGTCTGGGATCTCAACATGGAGAGCAAACCACTGGAAACATATCAG GTCCACGATTACCTAAGAAGTAAGCTCTGCTCGCTGTATGAGAATGATTGCATCTTCGACAAATTTGAATGTGTTTGGAATGGATCAGAcag TGTGATCATGACTGGTTCTTACAACAACTTCTTCCGAATGTTCGACCGTAATACGAAGCGTGATGTGACACTGGAGGCGTCCCGGGAGAACAGCAAGCCTCGGGCGATCCTGAAACCACGCAAGGTGTGTGTGGGCGGAAAGTGTCGCAAAGATGAAATCAGTGTGGACAGTCTGGACTTTAGCAAGAAAATTCTCCACACTGCCTGGCATCCTTACGAGAACATCATCGCTGTGGCAGCCACCAATAACCTTTACATATTCCAGGATAAGGTCAACTAG
- the LOC109095915 gene encoding serine/threonine-protein phosphatase 2A 55 kDa regulatory subunit B beta isoform-like isoform X2, with protein sequence MPGRCSGERAWCLVQVKGPSEVTAAEADIISTVEFNSTGELLATGDKGGRVVVFQREQESKNQPHRRGEYNVYSTFQSHEPEFDYLKSLEIEEKINKIRWLPQQNAAYFLLSTNDKTVKLWKISERDKRPEGYNLKDEDGRIRDPTTITALRVPVLRPMDLMVEATPRRVFSNAHTYHINSISVNSDYETFMSTDDLRINLWNLEITNRSFNIVDIKPVNMEELTEVITAAEFHPHQCNTFVYSSSKGSIRLCDMRASALCDNHSKFFEEPEDPSNRSFFSEIISSISDVKFSHSGRYLMTRDYLTVKVWDLNMESKPLETYQVHDYLRSKLCSLYENDCIFDKFECVWNGSDSVIMTGSYNNFFRMFDRNTKRDVTLEASRENSKPRAILKPRKVCVGGKCRKDEISVDSLDFSKKILHTAWHPYENIIAVAATNNLYIFQDKVN encoded by the exons CTGACATCATCTCTACTGTGGAGTTCAACTCTACTGGAGAGCTCTTGGCCACGGGAGACAAGGGAGGAAGAGTTGTGGTTTTCCAAAGGGAGCAAGAG AGCAAGAACCAGCCTCACAGACGTGGGGAGTATAATGTTTACAGCACGTTTCAGAGTCACGAGCCGGAGTTTGACTACTTGAAAAGTTTAGAGATTGAGGAGAAGATCAATAAGATACGCTGGCTGCCTCAGCAGAATGCTGCCTACTTCCTGCTCTCCACCAATG ATAAAACTGTGAAACTGTGGAAGATCAGTGAGAGGGATAAGAGACCGGAGGGATATAACCTGAAGGATGAAGATGGAAGAATCAGAGACCCGACCACCATCACTGCGTTACGG GTGCCAGTACTCCGGCCCATGGACCTCATGGTTGAGGCCACACCTCGAAGAGTGTTTTCCAATGCGCACACATACCACATCAACTCCATCTCTGTCAACAGCGACTATGAAACCTTTATGTCCACCGATGACTTGAGGATCAACCTCTGGAACCTAGAGATCACAAATAGAAGTTTCA ACATTGTAGACATTAAGCCAGTGAACATGGAGGAGCTGACGGAGGTGATAACTGCAGCAGAGTTTCACCCTCACCAGTGCAACACCTTCGTCTACAGTAGCAGTAAAGGCTCCATACGGCTGTGTGACATGAGGGCATCAGCGCTCTGTGACAACCACTCAAAAT TTTTCGAGGAGCCAGAAGACCCAAGCAATCGTTCCTTTTTCTCTGAAATCATCTCCTCCATCTCTGACGTGAAGTTCAGCCACAGTGGGCGGTACCTGATGACACGTGACTACCTGACAGTGAAGGTCTGGGATCTCAACATGGAGAGCAAACCACTGGAAACATATCAG GTCCACGATTACCTAAGAAGTAAGCTCTGCTCGCTGTATGAGAATGATTGCATCTTCGACAAATTTGAATGTGTTTGGAATGGATCAGAcag TGTGATCATGACTGGTTCTTACAACAACTTCTTCCGAATGTTCGACCGTAATACGAAGCGTGATGTGACACTGGAGGCGTCCCGGGAGAACAGCAAGCCTCGGGCGATCCTGAAACCACGCAAGGTGTGTGTGGGCGGAAAGTGTCGCAAAGATGAAATCAGTGTGGACAGTCTGGACTTTAGCAAGAAAATTCTCCACACTGCCTGGCATCCTTACGAGAACATCATCGCTGTGGCAGCCACCAATAACCTTTACATATTCCAGGATAAGGTCAACTAG
- the LOC109095915 gene encoding serine/threonine-protein phosphatase 2A 55 kDa regulatory subunit B beta isoform-like isoform X1, with amino-acid sequence MKCFSRYLPYLFRPPSTLHSSSCHTEADIISTVEFNSTGELLATGDKGGRVVVFQREQESKNQPHRRGEYNVYSTFQSHEPEFDYLKSLEIEEKINKIRWLPQQNAAYFLLSTNDKTVKLWKISERDKRPEGYNLKDEDGRIRDPTTITALRVPVLRPMDLMVEATPRRVFSNAHTYHINSISVNSDYETFMSTDDLRINLWNLEITNRSFNIVDIKPVNMEELTEVITAAEFHPHQCNTFVYSSSKGSIRLCDMRASALCDNHSKFFEEPEDPSNRSFFSEIISSISDVKFSHSGRYLMTRDYLTVKVWDLNMESKPLETYQVHDYLRSKLCSLYENDCIFDKFECVWNGSDSVIMTGSYNNFFRMFDRNTKRDVTLEASRENSKPRAILKPRKVCVGGKCRKDEISVDSLDFSKKILHTAWHPYENIIAVAATNNLYIFQDKVN; translated from the exons CTGACATCATCTCTACTGTGGAGTTCAACTCTACTGGAGAGCTCTTGGCCACGGGAGACAAGGGAGGAAGAGTTGTGGTTTTCCAAAGGGAGCAAGAG AGCAAGAACCAGCCTCACAGACGTGGGGAGTATAATGTTTACAGCACGTTTCAGAGTCACGAGCCGGAGTTTGACTACTTGAAAAGTTTAGAGATTGAGGAGAAGATCAATAAGATACGCTGGCTGCCTCAGCAGAATGCTGCCTACTTCCTGCTCTCCACCAATG ATAAAACTGTGAAACTGTGGAAGATCAGTGAGAGGGATAAGAGACCGGAGGGATATAACCTGAAGGATGAAGATGGAAGAATCAGAGACCCGACCACCATCACTGCGTTACGG GTGCCAGTACTCCGGCCCATGGACCTCATGGTTGAGGCCACACCTCGAAGAGTGTTTTCCAATGCGCACACATACCACATCAACTCCATCTCTGTCAACAGCGACTATGAAACCTTTATGTCCACCGATGACTTGAGGATCAACCTCTGGAACCTAGAGATCACAAATAGAAGTTTCA ACATTGTAGACATTAAGCCAGTGAACATGGAGGAGCTGACGGAGGTGATAACTGCAGCAGAGTTTCACCCTCACCAGTGCAACACCTTCGTCTACAGTAGCAGTAAAGGCTCCATACGGCTGTGTGACATGAGGGCATCAGCGCTCTGTGACAACCACTCAAAAT TTTTCGAGGAGCCAGAAGACCCAAGCAATCGTTCCTTTTTCTCTGAAATCATCTCCTCCATCTCTGACGTGAAGTTCAGCCACAGTGGGCGGTACCTGATGACACGTGACTACCTGACAGTGAAGGTCTGGGATCTCAACATGGAGAGCAAACCACTGGAAACATATCAG GTCCACGATTACCTAAGAAGTAAGCTCTGCTCGCTGTATGAGAATGATTGCATCTTCGACAAATTTGAATGTGTTTGGAATGGATCAGAcag TGTGATCATGACTGGTTCTTACAACAACTTCTTCCGAATGTTCGACCGTAATACGAAGCGTGATGTGACACTGGAGGCGTCCCGGGAGAACAGCAAGCCTCGGGCGATCCTGAAACCACGCAAGGTGTGTGTGGGCGGAAAGTGTCGCAAAGATGAAATCAGTGTGGACAGTCTGGACTTTAGCAAGAAAATTCTCCACACTGCCTGGCATCCTTACGAGAACATCATCGCTGTGGCAGCCACCAATAACCTTTACATATTCCAGGATAAGGTCAACTAG
- the LOC109095915 gene encoding serine/threonine-protein phosphatase 2A 55 kDa regulatory subunit B beta isoform-like isoform X3 gives MEEESDSRKINNSFLRDHNYATEADIISTVEFNSTGELLATGDKGGRVVVFQREQESKNQPHRRGEYNVYSTFQSHEPEFDYLKSLEIEEKINKIRWLPQQNAAYFLLSTNDKTVKLWKISERDKRPEGYNLKDEDGRIRDPTTITALRVPVLRPMDLMVEATPRRVFSNAHTYHINSISVNSDYETFMSTDDLRINLWNLEITNRSFNIVDIKPVNMEELTEVITAAEFHPHQCNTFVYSSSKGSIRLCDMRASALCDNHSKFFEEPEDPSNRSFFSEIISSISDVKFSHSGRYLMTRDYLTVKVWDLNMESKPLETYQVHDYLRSKLCSLYENDCIFDKFECVWNGSDSVIMTGSYNNFFRMFDRNTKRDVTLEASRENSKPRAILKPRKVCVGGKCRKDEISVDSLDFSKKILHTAWHPYENIIAVAATNNLYIFQDKVN, from the exons CTGACATCATCTCTACTGTGGAGTTCAACTCTACTGGAGAGCTCTTGGCCACGGGAGACAAGGGAGGAAGAGTTGTGGTTTTCCAAAGGGAGCAAGAG AGCAAGAACCAGCCTCACAGACGTGGGGAGTATAATGTTTACAGCACGTTTCAGAGTCACGAGCCGGAGTTTGACTACTTGAAAAGTTTAGAGATTGAGGAGAAGATCAATAAGATACGCTGGCTGCCTCAGCAGAATGCTGCCTACTTCCTGCTCTCCACCAATG ATAAAACTGTGAAACTGTGGAAGATCAGTGAGAGGGATAAGAGACCGGAGGGATATAACCTGAAGGATGAAGATGGAAGAATCAGAGACCCGACCACCATCACTGCGTTACGG GTGCCAGTACTCCGGCCCATGGACCTCATGGTTGAGGCCACACCTCGAAGAGTGTTTTCCAATGCGCACACATACCACATCAACTCCATCTCTGTCAACAGCGACTATGAAACCTTTATGTCCACCGATGACTTGAGGATCAACCTCTGGAACCTAGAGATCACAAATAGAAGTTTCA ACATTGTAGACATTAAGCCAGTGAACATGGAGGAGCTGACGGAGGTGATAACTGCAGCAGAGTTTCACCCTCACCAGTGCAACACCTTCGTCTACAGTAGCAGTAAAGGCTCCATACGGCTGTGTGACATGAGGGCATCAGCGCTCTGTGACAACCACTCAAAAT TTTTCGAGGAGCCAGAAGACCCAAGCAATCGTTCCTTTTTCTCTGAAATCATCTCCTCCATCTCTGACGTGAAGTTCAGCCACAGTGGGCGGTACCTGATGACACGTGACTACCTGACAGTGAAGGTCTGGGATCTCAACATGGAGAGCAAACCACTGGAAACATATCAG GTCCACGATTACCTAAGAAGTAAGCTCTGCTCGCTGTATGAGAATGATTGCATCTTCGACAAATTTGAATGTGTTTGGAATGGATCAGAcag TGTGATCATGACTGGTTCTTACAACAACTTCTTCCGAATGTTCGACCGTAATACGAAGCGTGATGTGACACTGGAGGCGTCCCGGGAGAACAGCAAGCCTCGGGCGATCCTGAAACCACGCAAGGTGTGTGTGGGCGGAAAGTGTCGCAAAGATGAAATCAGTGTGGACAGTCTGGACTTTAGCAAGAAAATTCTCCACACTGCCTGGCATCCTTACGAGAACATCATCGCTGTGGCAGCCACCAATAACCTTTACATATTCCAGGATAAGGTCAACTAG
- the LOC109095917 gene encoding G-protein coupled receptor 151 has translation MDKLPTMNISAENSSVDRRSFLERSGYQHLEHGDLRVLIPVVLGVICVLGFSGNVTAMGVLITNARKSKLSLINALILNLMLADGLVLAFAVPFKATAYSRASWTLGLFICKTCDWFLHSCMAAKSFTLAIMAKACYRYVSNPTKQVSIRLKTILVVLLFTWLLACAVPIPQWLFSTLQREANGMICVQTVPVDAQDFMSVYVKAYPLLAYCMPLSFALLYFWKAYGRCQRRFSKTQNLRTQIRSRKLTLMLFSLMVAMATMWLPQWVSWVWMRHALETDGAFPPVLFTLSAQLLMFSISLVNPLIILALSEEFREGYIGLWRRLTLRKQLPKQHKPGPHTPTAPKSPTPRPETSAHLPPHQPGRTEEQKPEKQVDQSEGQQESPTNKDGIVLQDVEQFWQERETGSHSHENDPVPWEHQDPKEGKL, from the coding sequence ATGGATAAATTACCTACTATGAACATCAGTGCCGAGAACAGTTCCGTGGATAGACGCTCATTTCTAGAGAGAAGTGGATATCAACACCTGGAGCACGGAGATCTGAGGGTTTTGATTCCAGTGGTGCTGGGAGTCATCTGCGTCCTGGGTTTCTCCGGGAATGTAACGGCTATGGGAGTCTTGATCACCAACGCGCGTAAAAGTAAGCTGTCGCTGATCAACGCGCTCATCCTTAACCTCATGCTAGCTGATGGTCTGGTCCTGGCATTTGCTGTTCCCTTCAAAGCCACTGCTTATTCCCGTGCCAGCTGGACCCTGGGATTGTTTATCTGTAAGACCTGTGACTGGTTCTTGCACTCCTGTATGGCTGCAAAGAGCTTTACCTTGGCCATCATGGCCAAAGCTTGCTACAGGTACGTCAGTAACCCCACCAAACAGGTGAGCATCCGTTTGAAGACTATCCTGGTGGTCCTGCTCTTTACTTGGCTCTTGGCGTGTGCGGTGCCCATTCCCCAGTGGCTTTTCTCCACCCTCCAAAGAGAAGCAAATGGAATGATTTGTGTTCAGACAGTGCCAGTCGATGCCCAAGATTTCATGTCCGTGTATGTCAAGGCGTACCCTCTTCTGGCCTACTGCATGCCTTTGAGTTTTGCCCTACTTTATTTCTGGAAGGCGTATGGACGATGCCAGCGCAGGTTCAGCAAGACCCAGAACCTGCGGACGCAGATCCGATCCCGCAAACTTACCCTGATGCTGTTCAGCCTGATGGTGGCCATGGCCACCATGTGGCTCCCGCAATGGGTGTCCTGGGTTTGGATGCGGCACGCGCTAGAGACCGATGGTGCCTTCCCTCCGGTCCTCTTCACTCTGTCCGCCCAGCTCCTCATGTTCTCCATCTCTCTAGTCAACCCTCTCATCATTCTCGCCCTCTCCGAGGAGTTCAGGGAGGGCTACATTGGCTTGTGGCGAAGACTCACCCTCCGCAAACAACTGCCAAAACAACACAAGCCAGGACCACACACCCCGACTGCCCCAAAGTCACCCACCCCGAGACCCGAAACATCCGCCCACCTCCCTCCACACCAGCCTGGGCGAACAGAGGAGCAAAAGCCTGAGAAGCAAGTGGACCAGAGTGAAGGACAGCAGGAGAGCCCGACCAACAAAGATGGAATAGTACTGCAAGATGTAGAGCAGTTCTGGCAGGAGAGGGAGACTGGCTCCCACTCACACGAAAATGATCCTGTGCCCTGGGAACATCAGGATCCCAAGGAAGGAAAACTGTAA